TGCGCCAAAATATAATTTAGTTAGCATAAAAATAGTGGTCATTAATAATTATTTATAAACTGCACGTATATTGGGCGTGTCCTTATCACtagttaattattattattttcttgtgAAATCACAGAAACAccgttattattatttttaatccAATAGATGGTAGTACTCAATTTGAAAATGCTAATCCAGCATAAAGTAGTTTAGAGAGAACGAGAACGAGACCAATCAATCGCTCGAAGAAGATACCAGATGCACGTGGCCGGATCACTAGAAAATGATtactattttcttcttttaatccTCACAAAAGTACATTCAATTCCAAGTACGTATAAAAGTAGTCAGCATGTGATTGAGAATCTAGCCCAAATCTAAGTGAATTTTTAGTACTGTAGTTTTGCTGTAATCTAGTCAAATAGTTAATTAGGAAGATCCAATCATCGAAGGCGAAGTAGAATTTCAGTACACGATCGTGGGGAGACATCTCTGATTCCCTCCCTAGTGTTTCTTTGCTTCTTTTTCAGCCTGCAACATATTCAGTCTCAAACATATTATTGTTTGTAAATCAACATTCTTTCCCTGTGTAATTTAGTTGCGTGAGAAAGAATGAAAGACTCGAATTTTTATGTGTCTTTTTTTGGTGTTTGTGTGTGGGGGGGAGGGTGGCAGATGTCTTACCGCTTTGACAACTCTATCAAAGGCATCTGGACCATATCTCTCAATATATCTTTCCACAGACTTCCTTGCATCAAGACTCATCATCTGGAGAACCCGTCTTTGTCTTTCAGGATAGCTTGAGCTAACATTGATCCCAACTTTGACGTATTTCCTCACGAGATTCTCATATGTGTAGGCTGCTCCATTGAAAATAGGCAGCACCAACCACATGCAGAATAGAAGCTTTACGTAAGGCCAGAAGGGTAGCCTGCACAAGCAAAAGCAGCCCTTTTCTGATACCATAAGCTTATGAACTCATGACCCTAACAAAACATTTAATCTATGAAACTTTACCATTGGAGGATTTTCCAGATAGATAGTTCAAAGAGGGTTAGGAATGAGTATAGCATCCAATAGGTAAGCCACTGCTGATCATCAAGCGTTGAAGGGCTCTCAATTGCTCGCATGGATGCATATCTACATGATTGTTCATAAACAAGGGATAGGACGATGTATAAGTTAATGCATGTTTATTTTGCTTTATCAACTGGAACGTTATCTTGCCATTGAAAACTCGAGAGATTCTTGACTTACAGAGGATACAGAAGCATTATTCCAGGTCTGGTTTCAAGTTTAGCACCAAAATTAAAACCGTTAGATAATGGAAACTGCGAAAGTAAATTTGTTCGCATGCATGCAATGTCTAATCTTTCTTGTTTTTACTTTCGTTTGCTTCTCTAATGCTGTCGTTCTTTAGGCAAAAGAGACTCCGAATGAAGCCATCGATATTTGGACAACACAGAAATCATGTTTATAGACTATAGAATGTAgatgcaaataaaataaaatctgtatagaatAAGGTACCCAATAAGTGCATCCAAATGTCTAGCAAGAGCTCCAAGGGCACCCATGTCGAAATGCAACTATGTTGATCTGTTGAAAAATGCTTAGTTTCTTCCCTCTGAAAACAAACTGAAAGAAGTTTAAGCTTGACGTACATGAGAAAACCAGCAGTGCAAGAACTAGGGGATTTATGTAGCGGGTATTCTGCAGATGATGCGATGAAGGAATGGATATCTTTATGGAACAGTTAAAGTCTACTTTCCTCCATCAACAAGAAAGAGTTTTGAGACTTGGGAAATGAGTCGGCAAGAAAGATGTTTAAAACTCCAACAAGGAAAAAATGCTTTTGTAAGAAAGTGATGGTCCTCATTTTTATCCTTGTCTTGATCAACAGTATTACACAGGGTTTAAATAAAGAAGCAGAAGCATAAATAGTCTTTTCTGTCTCAGCATGCGGCTCTTTTTGCCGAGTTTAGTAGTTGACGAGGTATTGAGAGTTGTAGCCCAACCTTACCTGATCAATCAATATCCACAATCTTGTTATTTTAAGTGCAAATCAATCTAGTTCTTTTGTTTAATCTCAGAGTAAGTTTTATCTTGTTAAAGATGGACATACAGTACAAAAGTTATTTTTTGAGCAACATATGCAAATGTCGTTCCTAGTTAAATAGAAAATTTCACCTCCAACTCTTTGATTTGCATGTTAAGTATCCTAGGGTAAAAAGACAAAAACTACAGGAGAAAAGGTTCCTTATTAAACacttaatgattttttttttatatttattttgacATGATAGACCTCCTCCTACTCTATACTATGGGGAGGGGAGTGACCCAACGAGACTAAGTGGAAATTTAGGGGACTGAATCACCACTGGTCCAGACCGGTGTCTATATACTCGTTGGTGAAATATTCTAGAAAGTTCTGAATTTTTAGAATATAAGTTAAGGATACTTAATGATTGTGCACGGCTAAAAATGGACAGAAAATCCATTAAAGAGAAAACAGGTCCGATTTAATTTAGTTTAATTATTCAAGCTTCTCTTCTTACCATCAAGGGGTCaggggccaaaaaaaaaaaaaaaaggagcacaAGTCTCTGAAATTAATATAGGGTTGCATGGTCAATGTAGTTTGCACGTATAAATCTATAGCTATGTTTGTGAAAGTCATTTTCTCCCAAATTCCTTCAAGCTTAGAGAAATACAGAATTCATGGGAGAAGAGTTGAATAACTTTTCaacaaaagcagaaaaaggAAAGGAGGAGATGTGGTCTTGTGATTGACCCCCTTTGCTAACGAAAGCCAATAGGAAAGTTGGATtcttacttaaaaaaaaaaaaaaaaaaaaaaagtgggtcAGGCTTCTCTTCCCAATTTGTCTGAAACTATTATTTTCCATTACTTTAATTGATCCAGAAACTGTCAACCTAGTACTTCTTTTCCCACTTAAAGAAAGCacttttatttttctctattaaataatgaatataaataattcttcttctttgttaTAAAGATGAAAATAATTCTTCTGAAGAACTAAATAGGGGAACATAATTAAATATTTTGTTGCCTTTTTTCTCAGAGTTAATCTTGTATGAACTGACAGTATATACGTTATTACTGTTGAATGAATGACTTATACGAAAAATTTCATATTAGTCATGATCCATTAAATAGTGATAGTGTATTCATAtcaatatataatatattaatccTATATAGCTATATTATAATACAAAAAACACATTTAAGTTGACTATTAAAGGTCCCTTTTTTTCCCTGACTCTTACCACTATATTTTAGTAAATTCATATAGcatttgaccaaaggttaagcCTATATCACATGAATCACAAGTACCTGTTTCATTTTAAtctttattcatttatttatttatcaccttcacctttttttttttttgataactttaCTCACCTATTAATTTCAGCCATTCCAATATGGATTCGGCTGATTTGGTATTCATTCGCGAGCAGTCCAAAAAAGGTAACGTGGGGGAAGTATTCTGATCAATGGGCCAAACCTTtgtcaaaagaaaaatgaaaaatattggCCCAAAATCCAGGTCAAGTACACCCGGGATGGCCCAAGATTTTCACCCCGACGGGTTCGCGCCTTTCGCCAGCTTTGCTCCACTATCCAACTCCCACTATTACACTCTCCTATTCTCCACTCTCTGCCCACAATTCTCCGAAGTCCGAACCGCCCCGGCCGCCCGCCCCCATGctttaaaccctaaattctCACCCGTTTAATCCTCTGTAAGTTTCTTCTTTCTGCCTTTTGATGTAATGTTCGTATTATAATTCGAATGCTTTAGTCGGGTTGCTTTTTAGGATCCGAAATCCGAATTTTATGGACAACCGGTTGTCTTCTATTTTATGGGATCCGACACTTGCATTAGGGTTTTAGTCGTCAGTGATTGTAATGATTTATGACCCGATTATTTACTAAAGCAAGTCGAATCGGGTTGAATTCGGGTCCTCCGATCTTGGCCGGTGGATGCATGTCTGAATTCTTGAATTTGTACCTTTTTTTTGGCATTCGGATTTTGCCTCAATTCAGTTTCCAGAGTTAAGTCCTTAGtgttttattcttttctttccttttttttttggtttaaagtTTTTTATGCAGTTGCTCTTGAAGTTTGTTATACCTATTCTGTTTTTTCTTAAttatttgttgtttattttgcttTTCATTTTTATACAGTAGTGTTGTTTGTTAATTTTGCCcgttaattaatttaaatattgaataaaaaaaaggagGCGAATGACTTTTGAATTTACTCACTTACCCTTTTTCCTTAATTCTTTAAAGGTGGGTAATTTTTCCAACCTTTTTTGCTATCAAATTTGTAAATTTTCCAAGTTATGTAAACAAAAATTCTTGATAATAAGTTCAAAGTAATAGACTTTTATGGGATATTTTGTTGATTCGAACTTATTATGCGATTGCCTTACTCACTGCAGAACGAAAATTGCAGAGGTACTAATAGGGTAAGTATCTAAGGGGAATGATGGATATAGCGGATGAAGCGGTGATAGTCAATTCCAGTAGGTTGAAATCTGTGGTGTGGAATGATTTTGATAGGGTTAAAAAAGGCGATACCTTGGTGGCTATTTGTCGCCATTGTAAAAGGAAACTTAGCGGGTCAAGTACAAGTGGAACGTCACATTTGAGAAACCATTTGATCAGATGTAGGAGAAGGTCAAACCATGATGTAACTCAGTTGGTAACCAGGggaaagaaaaaggatggaactCTTACTGTTGCAAATCTTAGTTTTGGTCAAGAGCAGAGAAAGGTTGAAGCATTAAGCATCGTAAATACTACATTTGAGCATGGGAATAGGAAAGATGGGAGCATTAGCCTGGGGACTAATAACTTTGATCATAAACGGAGCCAACTTGATCTTGCTCGAATGATCATATTGCATGGTTATTCTCTGGCCATGGTTGAAGATTTTGGCTTCAGAATATTTGTCAGAAATCTTCAGCCGCTGTTTGACCTGGTGACATTTGATAGAGTTGAGGCTGATTGCAAGGAAATTTATCAAATAGAAAAACATAAGGTCTATGAAGAGTTGGCTAAATTGCCTGGTAAAGTTAGCCTTTATGCTGATACATGGGTTGCTAATGGAGATTCTAAGTACCTTTCCTTGACAGCACATTACATTGATGATACCTGGCAACTTAAGAAGAAAATTCTGAACTTTCTGGCGCTTGATCCTTCTCAAACTGAAGACGTGCTTTGTGATGCTATTATGACAGGCCTGAGGAACTGGGATATTGATAGGAAATTGTTTTCACTCACTCTTGATAATCATTCCAGATACGATGACATTGTTCGTAGGATCAGAGACCAGTTATGTGAGCACCGATATCTTGTTTGTAATGGCCAATTGTTTGATGTACGCTGTGCAGCAAATGTTGTCAAGTTAATGGCTCAGGATGCACTGGAAATATCTTTTGAGATTTCCCAAAAGATCCGGGAAAGCATTCGGTATGTCAGGAGTTCACAAGCTGTACAAGATAAGTTCAATGAAATGATTCAGTTAGCTGGGATCAGTAGTCAGAAAAGCTTGTGTCTTGATAATCCGTTGCACTGGAACTTGACATATTTCATGCTTGAAGCTGCTGTAGAGTACAGAGATGCATTTGTCCATCTGCAAGAACATGAGTCTCTGTACACGATGTACCCATCAGGCACAGAATGGGACAGAGCAAGTGCTATTTCTAGCTTCTTAAAGCTCTTTGTTGAAGTGTCTAATGTTTTTGCAGGAAACAAGTTTTCTACCGCCAATATATATTTTCCAGAGATATGCGATATTCATTTGCAGTTGATCGAGTGGTGCCAGAACTCAGATGATTTTATCAGTTCCTTGGCATTGAAAATGAAACAAAGATTTGATGAATACTGGAAGAAATGCAGCTTGGCTTTGGCAATTGCAGCCATCTTAGATCCACGATTCAAGATGAAATTGGTGGAATATTATTATCCGCAGATATACGGAAATAGTGCCCCTGATTGCATTGATATAGTCTCCAATTGTATGAAGGCTCTTTACAATGGTCATGCGGTATGCTCACCATTAACTTCTCAAGGTCAAGGAGGTGCTACTTGCCAAGTTGGTACTTTTGGGACTGGTGCTATTAATGATTCCAGAAGTAGGCTTACAGGCTTTGACAAATTTGTAAATGAAACTTCTCAGAGCCAAAACGTAAAATCAGACTTGGACAAGTATTTAGAGGAGCCTTTGTTTCCTCGAAATGTTGACTTCAGCATACTAAATTGGTGGAAAGTTCACACACCAAGATATCCTATCCTATCTACTATGGCACGCAACATTTTGGGAATTCCTTTGTCAAAAGTCTCATCAGAGGCCTTGTTTAACACTGGCGATAGAGCGATTGACCAACCTTGGGTTCCATTGAGATCAGAGACTTTACAGGCTGTGATGTGCACCCAAGACTGGATGAGCAGTGAATTAGAAGGTTAATTTATTGAAGTGACATTTCTGATTTTTATGAATAGCTGTCAATTTCTACTGATAGatgttttttgatttttgtttttgtgacAGATTCTAAATCATCATCCAACCCTCCTTTGGCCATTTGTTATGATGCAAAGTAGTAACACATGGGTATAATTTGGTTATACCGTAGACATGTTTTCCATTCTTTCCAGAGGGCTTTGCTCATTTGAGTATCTCCAGCTTTTCATGAAACTCTTTCATGTCAGCCTAATTGTATATCTTGAGGTCCTGCACAGAGATTGAAGAAAGACTAACCTCCCTTTTTGTGCCTCTGAGGCTTTCCTTGGCTTTTCCCGTTTGGTTCGCAGAATATGTTGCTCGGGTGGTAGAGAGTAGAATGCAGTGGGCTTGGTACCATGTTCAATTCATTAGATGCTGTGCCAAGCAAAGGTCTTTTGCAAGATGTGAAGTAGTAGCTGAGCTGAAAGAGCGAGTCCGTCCGTATTGGTTTTTACAACTCTTCTGCACAGGCCGGAAGAGCTCACGCAGCTCGTTTTCAGGTGGAAAATGGAGAGATCGTCAAATCCACGCCTTTGTCTAATCTGTTGGAGGTTGAACCAGAAAGAAACAATATAATGTGCATGACGACGGTGGAGGTTTTACAATCATAATCAACGCGTGTAAAAATCGGGCCTGCATAAGATGTTGTTTGGTATTCTGCCGTATGAAGGATAGGCCAATTTAAAGGTCAACCCAGCCCATTTCATGTCTTGTGGATTATTAACATTTTTTTGACTGTAAATAAAGCGTTCATTACtgctctttttcctttttttttcccccttcctGAACTCCATTTGGGCGTGAATCCTGGATCTAGTCAACATGGGTAAGAATTAAGACTCGAACTCAAATGCCTGTGGACTTGCAAGCAAGATTTAGGTACCGTAAAACTTTGCTCCTTTCAGGGCTCCACAATGTGCAGGATTTGCGGACACTGATATGGTCCATGCACACAACAGACGACCAAACACAAAGTCCGACAGGTGCCTGGGCTCCATTAACTAGtgtctttttctccttttaaaTTAAGATTATCCGCTAAATAAAATCCAACTCCCGTGATTATTGTGTTAATTTTAGTATGTGACTTGCTAGTTTAATAGAAGATTGTTGTATCTGTGAGATACTCAATGGTCTTTTTAATTGTGTACAAAAACTAATTTTAAACCAAAATGTGTTCATCTTTGTGTTGGCTAGaaatacttttttattttagagcCAAACGAGTCAGCTTTTTATAACACTCAAATGCAGCCTTGGGTTCCCACATTGGATCCATTATCATCTCAAAATGGAAACCACAAAAAAGTAGTACAGTAAAGAAGCAATTATATGGTGACTTAAACTCGCTGCTCTCCTCTAAGGTGCAAAACCTAACAATAGCAACAGACTCATCCCAAGTTCTCCAGCTACTCAAGCTCCGACAATGACCTCGTACAACAACAACATTATTGAATTAACATGGTCCACCAAGAAGAAGCTTGTTTTAATCTCCTAGCTTGACCCTACCCATAGAGCAGTCCTCATCAATGGACATCATCGATATCTGATATTCCTTTCAGTAGCAGCTAGCACGAGTTGATCTACTTCTATATATtatgcacacacacacacacacacacatctTTTAAGGATATTTGGATCATAAGAAACTACTATAGGATGCTTCCATTATGACAAAATAGTGATTCTAATTAAAATTACTCGTCGTGCTGTCTGATGATATATATACTATCAGtataagaaaaattaatccttacacatttgatttttcttttttttttttgggtatgtGATATCAATGCCTACAATTAAAGTATATACCATAATAAACGAAACGAAGACTAGTGTGCATCTTATATCATCCCATTGTAACAATGGTATGTCTATCTGTAGTTGACATGTGTATCAAATTTCAACTTAGTAATCATTTTGACCTGGAAGACTTGAAGGGCATCCTGAGTGTGTCGTTTCATGCACATGCAGTAGTACCCTGCAACTGCAAGCAGGAAGACTGGAGAGAGTGTGGAGAAATAATGCTGCTTCTGCCATTTCAACTTATGGTAATGGCTCTCGTGTCAGATCAAGTGAAGACAGTATTTTACCACCAAGACGACATCTATGATCTACCATTTTTGTGATAAATTCCCCTGGTCCGTGTTAAAAATGGTAAAGATTACATGCTCAAAACAGATGTTAGacccaaaagaaagaaacacaagACTAATTAGCATAGAAGCTGCCTCAAACCTTGCCATGACCATTAACCACCTGATACGCGAGGACGCTAAATCCAGTTTTCAAGTCACATTAGATGGCATTAATTGTCGAATCAAGTGAATAAtctcaaggtttttttttttttgtggttgaAATTACACGGGCTTCTTGAGATTTTTAATCATTTGGTTATATACGTCTTTGACAGTCATTGCCATTTTCCACATTGTTCATGTTCTTGTACCTTTTTCCCCCCCAAAACTACTGTTGCAAAAACTATGTAGGAAGTTAATTGCAACTAAAAAATGTGGGCGGGTTTGTATTTTCTGTTCATTGGAAATGCTAACAGGAGAGTTCAATTCGATATAGTTTCACGTAATCTCGAAAAGACAATCCAGACACAGTCAATcttttccttgattttttttctgtttttgggtTTTGGGGAGGAATATTGACAAGTCTATTGAAGGGCAGTCGCCTTCAGTATACTGACAAATACAGGtatttgtaaaatttgatttctgAATGTAATTCTTATATGGGTTGTGcaatttccaaaaaaataaatatcacAATTTCTTTGGAGCTGGATAGCGTAAGTGGCAAAATGAATCGACTGGAAAACCACGTGATTTGAAGCTACAACTCGTACTAATTAAATCACCAACCTAACTCGTACTAGATCAAGAACCAAAGTTTATTTTACACGACCAACCTAACTCGTACAACACCAAGAACCAAAGTTTGTTTTACTTTTACACGACCTAACCGAGGAAAGGTCTTTCTCAGGAGTTAAGGGCTGTAGGGTTGACACCTAATTTGCCAGCTTTGTCACTTGACGTCAAACTGGTTTGATGTTGATATTCGATTTTGGTATCCATATGTAGAGGATTAATCTTTCATACAGTATTAGGTTTAACTGCATAATAATTCATctcaatttgaatttgaactcCAAATTTTATGTATATAATATCTATTCATTCTTGCTAATGCATACACTGTCAGTTTGGAAAAGCTCGCTCCATGGATATATTGTAAGGAAACCTATAtgttgatttgaaaagaagtaAAATATAACATATATTTTGATTTCAACCCAGACATGTCTAACATGGTTTATTGATAAAGAAAAGTTGACGGctaaaatgaaaagtttaaacTTTAAGGGCTGTTTTGAGTTGTAAACTAGATCAAGCATTAATTCTACAAAAGTTTACAAAAATCTAAGTGGTTGGGTACAAAAGTTTTCTCGAGAACATAGCGAGCCCATTTGGATTGAAGGTTAATTATTTGGAgggaaaattattttattcattgtaacacttttttgtgATTTAAAATATGTCTAATAAAAAGGTTGTTAAGATAAGAAAAGATGATAAAAACTTGGGTTGAAAGGAATCTCGAAAAGAATTTTTGCCAAATAGTTGCTATCCATGTACAATTATGTTCCGATATGCTATATTGCCAGTCGCTGAGAAAGGAAAAACTCACTCTTCATATCAAAGAGGCAGGATTTCAGCTTTCACTTTTACATTCCACTGAACGGTTAAATGAAAAATAGCACACCAAATATTCGGTTAAGGAAATTAATACGAGGAAGACCCAAAATTTACCCAATGTACTTGTCGAGGATATACATGGAAGCCATATAGAACTTCATTCTTGTTCAGTTCTTCTGTTTTGGGAAAAAGAGATTTATACCTTGTAAATATTGATCGTGAAGGTATCAATAGGATAGGAAGAACCAACAACAATGCAGTTCTTGGTTTTATGGCAAAAATTGTTCAGTAAAAGCTCATTTGTCTAGAAGAACAGTAACATAACACATTAGTTTGCTTACTGCTCACTATATTCAATAAGGAGGCATAATAATTCCTCCAACTAATTGGAGTGAGAAATTTTAATTACCTCAATTCAGTTGATCAGACCAGATATCCATATACAAATCCAATAATTAATCTCATCAAACCATTATGTTGTTCTGTTGCCAAAGCAACATGCAGAACTTTAGATAAGAGAACTCATGGGACATAGTTATATTCCTTCAACAAATTGAGGATACATTGCCGtttgggggaaaaaaattttgaggataaaagaacccaaaaaaaaaaaatggcactTATAATTACATTGTGTACCCAAATGAAACCAAACATACCATAATGCAGTTTTAGGCAAAAGGGTATGGGGAAAAAAGCGAAACTGAGATAGGTTGAAGAAGATGGATGCCAAAATAGAGGGAGGGAATGTATCTCaatcctatttttttttttttttttttgggctttcACACACTCAATcaaaaagcaagaaaatgaagggAGATGTGCAAATTTCAAAGTACAGACATATTACATGCTGTAATGTTATGTGATGTAACTAATATTCTTTGAGATTGGACACAGGCGAAAGGGGACCACTATTGCAATAGTCATAAACATATGTATTGTGATGTTTGCAATGGAAAGAACGTCAAATGATGGTGAAAGGTGCGAAGACTTGAATGCAATACCTAATACTATAAATGCCACATAAGTGGCACTGTACAACCGTGCTGTGCTTTCTCCCAAAGTAGGAGGATATGTGAGGACTTGGTTTAGTGTTGAAGTGAGTTTGGATTCCAATAGATAGCATGCACTATGGGACAGATAAAGAGAATTTTTTGACATGATCAAGTAcaataaaggaaaattttgcctACCCATaatgaaagaaacaaagaaaaatttggaaccaaaaaaaaaaaccttgtgTGGATGCTAATTTTCTACAAAATCGCTTTTgggatttttgaaaaatattctGATTGTGAAATTTCTAACCGGCTTTCTGCctcatatatatcacattttAAACAAATACTCGAGCACtatttttcttcaagaaaaaaactttcaaaaattacaaTCCGAACAGGACAAAAAGGAATGCATTTATTCTGACTAGCTAGGACGTCTTCTTTGTTTGCTTAGAATTAAGTTGATTCTAATCTTTTGCTTAATTAAACAAGTTATCGTGGACTATTCTATCTATTGTTTCCATTTTTGTTTAACTGTTCAAAATTATATTGAAAATGCTGATTTTGAAACATTTCTCTGAGGTCTACATATGCCTCAAATAACTGTTTTTTAAGGGCTCAAATGATGCTAGTCATGCAGCTTGTTCATCTAAGTAGAGATGGTAGAAGACAAGAGAAAGTAATATGAATGATTTAGGTTATATGACATTCCAATATGACAAAACCACACATAATCTTGATACTCAATTTCATGATTCACCTCTTCGGGAATAATCAACTAAACATGACATATCTCATCTCATAAATGGTCAATTTTGGATCATTTGCCACTTCACATTGACAATTTCTTCATTTCCCCTTTCTGTTTTGCATTGATGGAATATTATATGTGAATGGACACAACAAATTCAACTTTgtaggaaagaaaaaaaaaagtcatggAAAAACGCGTTTGGTTGACAATTAGAGTTTGTTAATGATTGAGCGATGAGCATAAATATCATGGGAGAGCATCCATTTTCTCGAAAACGGGTTGATTAGTTTTCTGTATTTTTTCGGTCATGTCCAAACTTCAGAGGAAGGTAAAGTAATTTGGTGACAAACCATAATGTTGTTCATTTGCACTGAAAGTTGGTGCTTTACCAAACCATACACATAATTCACGATCAATTTCGGCcgagaagaaaacaaaagaggtcGACCATCATTTATTGGACAATCATTTTAGGCTATGGTAAATTAGAAAATCTATTAAGTGATAGAAAATAAGAGTGTTCATACTTTATACGCAGACAGATGTAGTAAAAATATATGATTAGTCATAGAAACAACCAATGTTAGGAGCTTTTCTTGTTTAAATATTGTGGATAAATTGAGGTTGAAGAAGGTAAACAGCAGAGTTTGAGAGATTCTTCAAATAAtgagaaaatgaatagttgGCTGCTATATATCTTATGCCGGTGTTGTTAGGAGAGCCCAAGTCATGATCTTGCTTGCTTCCTCGTGGACGGATACTCATCTTcacaatttcttcttcttcttcctcccatCCGTTCTGCTTGAgattatcaagaaaaaaagtcaaaaaccCATCTCCTgttgaaaaacaaagaaaatcaaagaaagATATAACCCACCTCCTATTCAACTTAGATACTAGACAATTAACGACAACGAAAACAAAACCTGG
Above is a genomic segment from Coffea eugenioides isolate CCC68of chromosome 5, Ceug_1.0, whole genome shotgun sequence containing:
- the LOC113772184 gene encoding HVA22-like protein f yields the protein MGALGALARHLDALIGPGIMLLYPLYASMRAIESPSTLDDQQWLTYWMLYSFLTLFELSIWKILQWLPFWPYVKLLFCMWLVLPIFNGAAYTYENLVRKYVKVGINVSSSYPERQRRVLQMMSLDARKSVERYIERYGPDAFDRVVKAAEKEAKKH
- the LOC113769939 gene encoding zinc finger BED domain-containing protein RICESLEEPER 1-like encodes the protein MMDIADEAVIVNSSRLKSVVWNDFDRVKKGDTLVAICRHCKRKLSGSSTSGTSHLRNHLIRCRRRSNHDVTQLVTRGKKKDGTLTVANLSFGQEQRKVEALSIVNTTFEHGNRKDGSISLGTNNFDHKRSQLDLARMIILHGYSLAMVEDFGFRIFVRNLQPLFDLVTFDRVEADCKEIYQIEKHKVYEELAKLPGKVSLYADTWVANGDSKYLSLTAHYIDDTWQLKKKILNFLALDPSQTEDVLCDAIMTGLRNWDIDRKLFSLTLDNHSRYDDIVRRIRDQLCEHRYLVCNGQLFDVRCAANVVKLMAQDALEISFEISQKIRESIRYVRSSQAVQDKFNEMIQLAGISSQKSLCLDNPLHWNLTYFMLEAAVEYRDAFVHLQEHESLYTMYPSGTEWDRASAISSFLKLFVEVSNVFAGNKFSTANIYFPEICDIHLQLIEWCQNSDDFISSLALKMKQRFDEYWKKCSLALAIAAILDPRFKMKLVEYYYPQIYGNSAPDCIDIVSNCMKALYNGHAVCSPLTSQGQGGATCQVGTFGTGAINDSRSRLTGFDKFVNETSQSQNVKSDLDKYLEEPLFPRNVDFSILNWWKVHTPRYPILSTMARNILGIPLSKVSSEALFNTGDRAIDQPWVPLRSETLQAVMCTQDWMSSELEDSKSSSNPPLAICYDAK